In a single window of the Nicotiana tomentosiformis chromosome 8, ASM39032v3, whole genome shotgun sequence genome:
- the LOC104099089 gene encoding protein SPIRAL1-like 5 yields the protein MEKSPNSTRGVSYGGGQSSLGYLFGGDDKKQQKIDDPPPSPTVYAPPYGIDYTTENPSQNSPPTSITYQKSQGQNSGIFITGRPSTKVKSVPGGDSSLGYLFGDKS from the exons ATGGAGAAATCTCCAAACTCAACGAGAGGTGTTAGCTATGGAGGAGGCCAAAGTTCCTTAGGTTATCTCTTTGGTGGTGATGATAAAAAACAACAAAAGATTGATGATCCTCCACCTTCTCCCACTGTTTATGCACCACCCTATGGAATTGATTATACAACTGAAAATCCATCACAAAATTCTCCCCCCACTTCCATTACTTATCAAAAAAGTCAGGGCCAAAATTCAGGAATTTTCATCACT GGTCGTCCATCGACAAAGGTGAAATCAGTTCCAGGAGGAGATTCATCACTTGGCTACTTATTTGGAGATAAGTCTTGA